In Gadus macrocephalus chromosome 4, ASM3116895v1, the following proteins share a genomic window:
- the antxr1b gene encoding anthrax toxin receptor 1 yields the protein MPSGWCRQVLGILSSFLVAGCAMQSIYAQERAVGSSCYGGFDLFFVLDKSGSVQHHWNEIYYFVDHLAHKFISPQLRMSFIVFSKEGRTVMELTEDRERIGHGLEQLRMVQPGGDTAMHKGFERASEQIYYATGDGYRTASVIIALTDGELREDQFDLAEREASRARQLGATVYCVGVKDFNETQLWTIADGKDHVFPVNDGFQALPGIIDSILKRSCIEILAVEPSSVCQGESFQVVVKGNGFLHARDVRKVLCSFRINDTLTLMKRPLVVRDTYLLCPAPVLEEEGSTATLHVSMNNGLSFISSAVTTTAVSCSDGTFIAIALLILMLLLILALLWWFWPLCCTVILHDPPPPVMEYSSDEDDEGYPKKRWPTVDASYYGGRGVGGIKRMEVYWGDKGSTEEGAKLEKAKNARVVMPEQDFDFPPPRTFNNGVRRPVRPQKWYSPIKGKLDALGHLLRKSYARVSVMRPHPGDKGRCINFTRGSKPNVGPRYPIYNHPSMPIYTLPHSYAHAAVSKGNDAFYSDMPPSPTSMLPPLPSTPPPSSVTSPACPLEDPHSPPPNRALPSPAFPTATTPPPSTPAPQEHFFGLATPPSATSGFLPPAPQGPPPCRAPPPSRPPPRPS from the exons ATGCCCTCGGGCTGGTGCAGGCAGGTACTGGGAATACTTTCCTCTTTCCTGGTGGCGGGCTGTGCAATGCAGAGCATCTATGCACAGGAGCGGGCTGTGGGATCCTCCTGCTACGGAGGATTTGACCTCTTCTTTGTTCTGGACAA GTCTGGCAGTGTGCAGCACCACTGGAATGAGATCTATTACTTTGTGGACCATTTGGCTCACAAGTTCATCAG TCCTCAGCTTCGGATGTCCTTCATTGTTTTCTCAAAAGAAGGAAGGACTGTGATGGAACTAACTGAAGACAg ggaGAGGATAGGCCACGGACTGGAGCAGCTGCGCATGGTCCAGCCAGGAGGAGACACTGCCATGCACAAAGGTTTTGAACGG GCCAGTGAACAGATCTACTATGCAACAGGGGATG GTTACCGGACCGCCAGCGTCATCATCGCGCTGACCGACGGCGAGCTCCGAGAGGATCAGTTTGACCTGGCCGAGAGAGAG GCCAGCAGAGCACGCCAGCTGGGTGCAACGGTCTACTGTGTGGGAGTGAAGGACTTTAATGAAACACAG CTGTGGACGATAGCCGACGGGAAGGATCACGTCTTCCCAGTCAACGACGGCTTTCAGGCATTACCAGGAATCATCGACTCA ATCCTGAAGAGATCATGCATCGAAATCCTGGCCGTAGAGCCATCCAGCGTCTGTCAAGGAG AGTCCTTCCAGGTGGTCGTCAAGGGCAACGGCTTCCTGCACGCCCGGGACGTACGGAAGGTCCTCTGCAGCTTCCGCATCAACGACACGCTGACACTGA TGAAGAGACCGTTGGTGGTCAGAGACACGTATCTACTGTGTCCAGCTCCTGTTTTAGAAGAAGAGGGGTC GACTGCTACTCTACATGTCAGCATGAACAACGGCCTGAGCTTCATCTCCAGCGCCGTGACAACCACTGCAGTAAGCTGC TCTGATGGGACCTTCATAGCCATCGCTCTGCTGATCCTGATGCTGCTACTCATCCTGGCACTACTCTGGTGGTTCTGGCCTCTGTGCTGCACCGTG ATCCtccacgaccccccccctccggtgATGGAGTACAGCTCT GATGAAGATGACGAAGGATACCCAAAGAAGAGATGGCCCACCGTGGACGCCTCGTACTATGGGGGGCGAGGAGTGGGAGGCATCAAAAGGATGGAA GTGTACTGGGGGGACAAGGGGTCCACCGAGGAGGGGGCTAAGCTAGAGAAGGCCAAGAACGCTCGCGTGGTGATGCCTGAACAAGACTTTGACTTTCCTCCTCCACGGACCTTCAACAACGGCGTGCGCAGACCCGTCCGTCCTCAGAAATGGTATTCACCCATCAAG GGTAAGCTGGACGCGCTGGGCCATCTGCTTAGGAAGAGCTACGCCCGGGTCTCTGTGATGCGACCGCACCCAGGGGACAAG GGCAGGTGTATCAACTTCACCCGCGGCTCCAAACCCAACGTGGGCCCTCGCTACCCCATCTACAACCACCCGTCCATGCCCATCTACACCCTGCCCCACAGCTACGCCCACGCCGCCGTCTCCAAGGGCAACGACGCCTTCTACTCCGACATGCCTCCGTCCCCCACCTCCATGCTGCCCCCGCTGCCCTCCACGCCCCCACCTtcctccgtcacctcccccGCCTGCCCTCTGGAGGACCCTCACTCTCCTCCGCCCAACAGAGCCCTGCCTTCACCTGCGTTCCCGACagccaccaccccaccaccgtCCACCCCCGCACCGCAGGAGCACTTCTTTGGCCTGGCCACGCCCCCATCGGCAACATCAGGCTTTCTGCCTCCTGCACCGCAAGGACCTCCCCCCTGCAGAGCAccgcccccctcccgccccccgcCCAGACCGTCCTAG